A genomic window from Fibrobacterota bacterium includes:
- a CDS encoding type II toxin-antitoxin system VapC family toxin, with the protein MESSSLLANLPLHSLLVLDTAPVIYLLEGNPNHLPTFLPLFRAAERGEVRILVTPITVAEVLAGPLKAGKDALAERYEAALREGLGWKVVDLTADTAARAARLRIRYKLKLPDALQLASTLAHNATALVTHDRDFGQATQEVNILGLGAARAC; encoded by the coding sequence ATGGAGTCATCCTCGCTTTTGGCGAATCTCCCGCTGCATTCCCTGTTGGTGTTGGATACCGCCCCGGTGATCTACTTGCTGGAAGGAAACCCCAATCACCTTCCCACCTTCCTTCCGCTGTTTCGTGCCGCCGAACGGGGTGAAGTCCGGATTCTGGTGACCCCGATCACGGTGGCGGAAGTCCTGGCCGGTCCGCTCAAGGCTGGCAAAGATGCCCTGGCCGAGCGATACGAGGCGGCGCTTCGAGAGGGACTAGGGTGGAAGGTCGTCGATTTGACGGCGGATACCGCCGCCCGTGCCGCCCGTTTGCGCATCCGGTACAAGCTCAAACTGCCGGACGCCCTCCAGTTGGCCTCCACCCTCGCGCACAATGCCACGGCGCTGGTCACCCACGATCGCGATTTCGGTCAAGCCACCCAGGAGGTGAACATCCTGGGGTTGGGGGCGGCTAGGGCCTGTTGA
- a CDS encoding type II toxin-antitoxin system Phd/YefM family antitoxin has protein sequence MSENFPLTPDQSHESDSMSVAQAREHFPSLLEAAEGGMETVIARRGKPIALLGPLSLRRPRRQVSLDSLIGSGTGLWGERAGRWVAVQREEWD, from the coding sequence ATGAGCGAAAATTTTCCTCTCACCCCAGACCAAAGCCATGAGTCGGACTCCATGTCGGTGGCACAGGCCCGGGAACATTTCCCCTCCCTCCTGGAGGCCGCCGAAGGGGGGATGGAGACGGTCATTGCGCGTCGTGGAAAACCGATCGCGTTGCTCGGCCCCCTCTCGTTGCGTCGACCTCGGCGCCAGGTTTCCCTGGATTCCTTGATCGGATCCGGCACCGGGCTTTGGGGGGAACGAGCGGGTCGGTGGGTGGCTGTGCAGCGCGAAGAATGGGACTGA